ATTAAAACAATATCTCCTATTGAAAAATTCCCATTAAATTTAACTATTCCAGGTCTCATAATATCTGCTCCATTGCATATATGAGGAATAGCTCCTTTATCAATAAAAACACTTGGTAATCTAGAAAATATTTCTGAATTAAATTTTAAAGATAATGCTGGAAAAAATTTTGAATTATGTAAAAAAAGCAATGCTTTTTCTTGAAAATAATAAAAATTAATTTTTTCATAATTTATTATGTATATATTTATTTTACTTTCTATTAATAATTTTTCTTCAATAATTTTAGATAATTGATTTATATATGATTTAATGAAATCTCTTTTACTCATTCCTGTTAATTTTCTATAATAAATAC
The window above is part of the Nitrososphaerota archaeon genome. Proteins encoded here:
- a CDS encoding PUA domain-containing protein, with the translated sequence MSIYYRKLTGMSKRDFIKSYINQLSKIIEEKLLIESKINIYIINYEKINFYYFQEKALLFLHNSKFFPALSLKFNSEIFSRLPSVFIDKGAIPHICNGADIMRPGIVKFNGNFSIGDIVLIKDIEYSKILAIGEALKESYLCIEEKKGRIIKNIHYIGDNIWKILPEIEGFINRFD